A single genomic interval of Arachis duranensis cultivar V14167 chromosome 7, aradu.V14167.gnm2.J7QH, whole genome shotgun sequence harbors:
- the LOC107457945 gene encoding tRNA threonylcarbamoyladenosine dehydratase-like isoform X2: MEKGKYLALVGTGALFGSVSTIFFLRLLQNHKKVVRQYNKNVTELNGLETCTIAGKKNDKAVNEDLLKDEIVSEHLTRNIQFFGSESQQKVSASYVVVIGLGGVGSHAASMLLRSGVGKLLLVDFDQVSLSSLNRHAVATRADVGIPKAQCLKEHFSSIFPECQVDAKVLLYDSSTEEEILSGHPDFVLDCIDNIDTKVALLAACVRRGLKVLSATGAGARADPTRIRIADLRESTNDPLSRSVRHRLRKDHGIEGGIPVVFSLEKPKAKLLPFKGPNGEEENPSDYQIVPGFRVRIIPVLGTIPAIFGQVMASYVVTELAGFQVQTEPIVNFDIDHYHTLHQRLIEHEELVYGTSQQVQVDVEEVMYIVKELWHGRSARDQLVKEVGRGMWRSVNELMLVGLRKAGFYIKFNSFEIQRG, translated from the exons atggaGAAAGGTAAATACTTAGCATTGGTTGGAACCGGTGCTCTTTTTGGCTCTGTATCTACCATCTTCTTTCTTAGGCTCCTTCAAAACCATAA aAAAGTGGTGCGGCAGTATAATAAGAATGTTACCGAGTTAAATG GTCTTGAGACTTGCACTATTGCTGGAAAGAAGAATGATAAGGCAGTTAATGAAGATCTTCTGAAGGATGAGATTGTTTCTGAACATCTAACTAG GAACATTCAGTTTTTTGGCTCTGAGTCTCAGCAGAAAGTGAGTGCATCATATGTTGTGGTCATTGGTCTTGGAGGGGTTGGCAGTCATGCTGCATCTATGCTCTTGAGATCAGGGGTCGGCAAGCTTCTTCTTGTGGACTTTGAtcag gtttctctttcatcattaaaTCGACACGCTGTTGCAACAAGAGCAGATGTTGGCATCCCAAAAGCGCAGTGCCTTAAGGAGCATTTCTCATCTATCTTTCCTGAGTGCCAAGTAGATGCAAAAGTACTGCTATATGATTCATCTACCGAAGAAGAAATTTTGTCAGGCCACCCTGACTTTGTCTTGGATTGTATTGATAACATTGATACTAAG GTGGCACTTCTTGCTGCTTGTGTACGGAGGGGCCTGAAGGTGTTATCTGCCACTGGGGCTGGTGCTAGAGCCGATCCAACTAGAATACGCATTGCTGATTTAAGAGAGTCAACTAATGATCCATTGTCTCGATCT GTGAGACACCGTTTGAGGAAAGATCATGGCATTGAAGGTGGCATCCCTGTTGTATTTTCTTTAGAAAAACCCAAAGCTAAGTTGCTTCCATTCAAGGGTCCAAATGGTGAAGAGGAAAATCCTTCAGACTACCAG ATAGTACCAGGCTTCAGGGTCCGTATCATACCGGTGTTAGGCACAATCCCTGCAATATTTGGACAAGTTATGGCATCCTATGTTGTGACAGAATTAGCAGGATTTCAAGTTCAAACAGAACCGATAGTCAATTTTGATATCGATCATTACCATACTCTCCATCAACGCCTTATTGAGCATGAGGAGTTAGTATATGGAACATCACAGCAAGTACAG GTAGATGTTGAAGAAGTGATGTATATTGTAAAAGAATTATGGCATGGAAGAAGTGCTAGAGACCAGCTTGTGAAAGAAGTTGGACGAGGAATGTGGCGATCAGTTAATGAATTAATGCTT GTGGGATTGCGAAAAGCCGGCTtctatatcaaatttaattcttttgaaattcaaagag GTTGA
- the LOC107457929 gene encoding protein ABA AND ROS SENSITIVE 1 (The sequence of the model RefSeq protein was modified relative to this genomic sequence to represent the inferred CDS: added 10 bases not found in genome assembly) yields the protein MDAQAKKKADFRAKLAQKKEKRIDSPLVRYNEFNQPVCRVCDLVLKSESIWDAHQISRKHREAIDNLKANAAGLTQQNNAKPAVGNRFPKAKPEQPSEPLSKKPEPSQEVPKAQSSSVLPPNFFDDSARKTEKKSDSGRNVGVSAQSQVSKLEERGHFRGHDAAPSKVSQATTETRQTSAKTSDAEDSQTKGSLPEGFFDNKDADLRARGIKPVKPDVKDEYKEFEKLIQEDLKEVDDRLEEEEIDAAEMIEEAESVEQKIFRERVEMLKKKRLELKAAKSAKRGKTCEGETKEESRHEEESSSDDESGENFAVDWRAQHL from the exons ATGGATGCACAAGCTAAGAAAAAGGCAGATTTTCGTGCTAAATTGGCCCAGAAGAAAGAAAAGCGTATAGATTCTCCCCTTGTAAG GTATAATGAATTCAATCAACCTGTTTGTCGGGTTTGTGATCTTGTTCTGAAGTCTGAATCTATATGGGATGCACACCAAATCTCCCGTAAGCATCGCGAG GCGATTGATAATCTTAAAGCTAATGCAGCTGGATTAACTCAGCAAAACAATGCAAAGCCTGCTGTTGGTAACAGATTTCCCAAAGCCAAACCTGAACAACCTTCCGAACCACTATCCAAAAAGCCTGAACCTTCACAAGAAGTACCTAAAGCCCAGTCGTCGTCTGTGCTTCCACCAAATTTTTTTGATGACAGTGCAAGGAAAACCG AAAAGAAATCTGATTCAGGAAGAAATGTGGGAGTTTCTGCTCAAAGTCAGGTGTCAAAGTTGGAGGAAAGAGGTCATTTTCGTGGTCATGATGCTGCGCCGTCAAAGGTTAGTCAAGCAACAACAGAGACTAGGCAGACCTCAGCCAAAACTTCTGATGCAGAGGACAGCCAAACAAAAGGATCTCTGCCTGAAGGCTTTTTTGACAATAAGGATGCGGATTTACGGGCACGTGGCATTAAGCCTGTGAAGCCAGATGTCAA AAGGAGTTTGAGAAGCTGATTCAAGAGGACTTGAAGGAGGTGGATGACCgattggaagaagaagag ATTGATGCTGCTGAAATGATAGAAGAAGCTGAATCCGTTGAACAAAA GATCTTCAGGGAGAGAGTGGAAATGTTGAAGAAAAAGAGACTGGAGCTGAAAGCAGCAAAGTCAGCAAAGCGAGGTAAAACTTGTGAGGGTGAAACCAAGGAGGAGTCAAGGCATGAAGAAGAGTCATCCAGTGATGATGAAAGTGGTGAGAATTTTGCTGTGGACTGGAGAGCACAACACTTGTGA
- the LOC107457945 gene encoding tRNA threonylcarbamoyladenosine dehydratase 2-like isoform X1, producing MEKGKYLALVGTGALFGSVSTIFFLRLLQNHKKVVRQYNKNVTELNGLETCTIAGKKNDKAVNEDLLKDEIVSEHLTRNIQFFGSESQQKVSASYVVVIGLGGVGSHAASMLLRSGVGKLLLVDFDQVSLSSLNRHAVATRADVGIPKAQCLKEHFSSIFPECQVDAKVLLYDSSTEEEILSGHPDFVLDCIDNIDTKVALLAACVRRGLKVLSATGAGARADPTRIRIADLRESTNDPLSRSVRHRLRKDHGIEGGIPVVFSLEKPKAKLLPFKGPNGEEENPSDYQIVPGFRVRIIPVLGTIPAIFGQVMASYVVTELAGFQVQTEPIVNFDIDHYHTLHQRLIEHEELVYGTSQQVQVDVEEVMYIVKELWHGRSARDQLVKEVGRGMWRSVNELMLVRWDCEKPASISNLILLKFKEVDEHESRTLDDIKEKEPEFYNSVNAVLKQAEIDFGYAH from the exons atggaGAAAGGTAAATACTTAGCATTGGTTGGAACCGGTGCTCTTTTTGGCTCTGTATCTACCATCTTCTTTCTTAGGCTCCTTCAAAACCATAA aAAAGTGGTGCGGCAGTATAATAAGAATGTTACCGAGTTAAATG GTCTTGAGACTTGCACTATTGCTGGAAAGAAGAATGATAAGGCAGTTAATGAAGATCTTCTGAAGGATGAGATTGTTTCTGAACATCTAACTAG GAACATTCAGTTTTTTGGCTCTGAGTCTCAGCAGAAAGTGAGTGCATCATATGTTGTGGTCATTGGTCTTGGAGGGGTTGGCAGTCATGCTGCATCTATGCTCTTGAGATCAGGGGTCGGCAAGCTTCTTCTTGTGGACTTTGAtcag gtttctctttcatcattaaaTCGACACGCTGTTGCAACAAGAGCAGATGTTGGCATCCCAAAAGCGCAGTGCCTTAAGGAGCATTTCTCATCTATCTTTCCTGAGTGCCAAGTAGATGCAAAAGTACTGCTATATGATTCATCTACCGAAGAAGAAATTTTGTCAGGCCACCCTGACTTTGTCTTGGATTGTATTGATAACATTGATACTAAG GTGGCACTTCTTGCTGCTTGTGTACGGAGGGGCCTGAAGGTGTTATCTGCCACTGGGGCTGGTGCTAGAGCCGATCCAACTAGAATACGCATTGCTGATTTAAGAGAGTCAACTAATGATCCATTGTCTCGATCT GTGAGACACCGTTTGAGGAAAGATCATGGCATTGAAGGTGGCATCCCTGTTGTATTTTCTTTAGAAAAACCCAAAGCTAAGTTGCTTCCATTCAAGGGTCCAAATGGTGAAGAGGAAAATCCTTCAGACTACCAG ATAGTACCAGGCTTCAGGGTCCGTATCATACCGGTGTTAGGCACAATCCCTGCAATATTTGGACAAGTTATGGCATCCTATGTTGTGACAGAATTAGCAGGATTTCAAGTTCAAACAGAACCGATAGTCAATTTTGATATCGATCATTACCATACTCTCCATCAACGCCTTATTGAGCATGAGGAGTTAGTATATGGAACATCACAGCAAGTACAG GTAGATGTTGAAGAAGTGATGTATATTGTAAAAGAATTATGGCATGGAAGAAGTGCTAGAGACCAGCTTGTGAAAGAAGTTGGACGAGGAATGTGGCGATCAGTTAATGAATTAATGCTTGTAAG GTGGGATTGCGAAAAGCCGGCTtctatatcaaatttaattcttttgaaattcaaagag GTTGATGAGCATGAATCTAGAACATTGGATGATATAAAGGAAAAGGAACCTGAATTCTACAACAGTGTAAATGCAGTGTTAAAACAAGCTGAAATTGACTTTGGCTACGCACATTAA